A single window of Salvia splendens isolate huo1 chromosome 6, SspV2, whole genome shotgun sequence DNA harbors:
- the LOC121808240 gene encoding protein decapping 5-like isoform X2, translating into MAEATTAGSSGRSGVGGASADSYIGSLISLTSKSEIRYEGILYNINTEESSIGLRNVRSFGTEGRKKDGPQVPPSDKIYEYILFRGTDIKDLQVKASPPVQTTPPINSDPAIIQSHYLRPTAPPTSLPTGPSGSLTDLGPHSAPMGLPGSNLNSWGPTPPNANGSGLTMPMYWQGFYGTPNVLPQLSQQSLLRPPLGMSITPSMQQMQFPAFNSSLPIAASSLPSSTVPDHHSSFIPNSTSSSSFTSSMPSSTLSLNLPPMQPVSSASETMANLLPNKAPVSAISTSMLSSSLPSLAPFSVPDNAGTTSVTSKSVVPVPAAVPEQTISQPVTSNAGPSGFGRNETPPPSLITPGHLLQSGPSTASAPQSLQTIHKDVEVVPVAAEAQPPILSLPPNARAHKPNGGPYYTRNNYRGRGRRGSGNQRPVMKFTEDFDFMAMNEKFKKDEVWGHLGKGNRSQSKDKEGNGDGSDEEDRDDEDDVELPNIEPIYNKDDFFDSLSSNALNNDPNRGRTRYSEQIKLDTETFGEYSRYRVGRGGRGPYRGGGRYRGSFYGRGGGGGYGYVNRGRGRSMQSPAS; encoded by the exons ATGGCGGAGGCTACAACCGCGGGGTCGAGCGGTAGATCTGGCGTCGGCGGAGCATCGGCGGATTCGTACATCGGCAGCTTGATTAGTTTGACTTCGAAGAGTGAGATCAGATACGAAGGTATACTGTATAACATCAACACTGAGGAGTCCAGCATCGGCCTACGCAACG TGAGATCATTTGGAACAGAAGGACGGAAAAAGGATGGACCTCAAGTCCCTCCTAGCGACAAAATTTATGAATACATACTGTTTAGAGGAACTGATATTAAG GATTTGCAGGTCAAAGCTTCCCCTCCAGTTCAGACTACACCACCCATTAACAGTGATCCTGCAATCATTCAG TCGCATTATCTACGTCCGACAGCCCCACCTACAAGCTTGCCTACAGGTCCTAGTGGGTCTCTAACAGATCTTGGTCCCCATTCTGCACCAATGGGACTCCCTGGGTCAAATTTGAATTCTTGGGGCCCAACTCCACCTAATGCAAATGGTAGTGGCTTAACTATGCCAATGTATTGGCAGGGATTCTATGGCACACCTAATGTTCTTCCACAACTATCGCAACAGTCCTTGCTTCGGCCGCCTCTGGGCATGTCAATTACTCCATCTATGCAACAGATGCAATTTCCTGCTTTCAATTCATCTTTACCAATAGCTGCATCTAGCCTGCCCAGTTCTACTGTGCCTGATCACCATTCTTCGTTTATTCCTAACAGTACAAGTTCTTCTAGTTTTACCTCTAGCATGCCTTCATCGACTTTGTCTTTAAATCTGCCCCCTATGCAACCTGTTTCTTCAGCATCTGAAACAATGGCCAATCTGTTGCCAAACAAGGCTCCTGTTTCTGCTATCTCTACATCAATGCTGAGCTCTAGCTTGCCATCATTGGCTCCATTTTCTGTTCCTGACAATGCAGGAACAACTTCCGTTACTAGCAAGAGCGTAGTACCTGTCCCCGCAGCTGTGCCTGAGCAGACCATATCTCAGCCTGTAACATCTAATGCTGGGCCATCTGGTTTCGGTCGAAATGAGACTCCACCACCTTCTTTGATAACCCCAGGGCATCTGTTACAGTCTGGACCATCTACTGCTTCTGCACCTCAATCTTTACAAACAATACATAAGGATGTGGAAGTAGTTCCTGTAGCAGCGGAAGCTCAACCACCTATATTATCATTGCCACCAAATGCTCGTGCACACAAG CCAAATGGAGGCCCGTATTACACGCGTAACAATTACAGAGGGCGTGGCAGAAGAGGATCTGGG AACCAGCGGCCAGTTATGAAATTTACTGAAGATTTTGATTTTATGGCAATGAATGAGAAATTCAAGAAGGATGAAGTTTGGGGCCATCTGGGAAAAGGTAATAGGTCGCAATCAAAGGATAAAGAAGGAAACGGTGATGGGAGTGATGAGGAAGATCGAGACGATGAGGATGATGTTGAATTGCCTAATATTGAG CCTATTTACAATAAGGATGACTTCTTTGACTCCCTTTCTTCCAATGCCCTGAATAATGATCCTAATCGTGGAAGGACAAGATATTCGGAGCAAATAAAGTTAGACACAGag ACATTTGGAGAATATTCAAGGTATCGAGTTGGTAGAGGAGGCCGGGGACCATATCGTGGTGGTGGCCGTTATCGTGGGTCTTTCtatggaagaggaggaggaggaggttaTGGATATGTAAATAGGGGGCGCGGGCGCAGCATGCAGAGTCCAGCTTCCTAG
- the LOC121808240 gene encoding protein decapping 5-like isoform X1 produces the protein MAEATTAGSSGRSGVGGASADSYIGSLISLTSKSEIRYEGILYNINTEESSIGLRNVRSFGTEGRKKDGPQVPPSDKIYEYILFRGTDIKDLQVKASPPVQTTPPINSDPAIIQSHYLRPTAPPTSLPTGPSGSLTDLGPHSAPMGLPGSNLNSWGPTPPNANGSGLTMPMYWQGFYGTPNVLPQLSQQSLLRPPLGMSITPSMQQMQFPAFNSSLPIAASSLPSSTVPDHHSSFIPNSTSSSSFTSSMPSSTLSLNLPPMQPVSSASETMANLLPNKAPVSAISTSMLSSSLPSLAPFSVPDNAGTTSVTSKSVVPVPAAVPEQTISQPVTSNAGPSGFGRNETPPPSLITPGHLLQSGPSTASAPQSLQTIHKDVEVVPVAAEAQPPILSLPPNARAHKPNGGPYYTRNNYRGRGRRGSGNQRPVMKFTEDFDFMAMNEKFKKDEVWGHLGKGNRSQSKDKEGNGDGSDEEDRDDEDDVELPNIEVKPIYNKDDFFDSLSSNALNNDPNRGRTRYSEQIKLDTETFGEYSRYRVGRGGRGPYRGGGRYRGSFYGRGGGGGYGYVNRGRGRSMQSPAS, from the exons ATGGCGGAGGCTACAACCGCGGGGTCGAGCGGTAGATCTGGCGTCGGCGGAGCATCGGCGGATTCGTACATCGGCAGCTTGATTAGTTTGACTTCGAAGAGTGAGATCAGATACGAAGGTATACTGTATAACATCAACACTGAGGAGTCCAGCATCGGCCTACGCAACG TGAGATCATTTGGAACAGAAGGACGGAAAAAGGATGGACCTCAAGTCCCTCCTAGCGACAAAATTTATGAATACATACTGTTTAGAGGAACTGATATTAAG GATTTGCAGGTCAAAGCTTCCCCTCCAGTTCAGACTACACCACCCATTAACAGTGATCCTGCAATCATTCAG TCGCATTATCTACGTCCGACAGCCCCACCTACAAGCTTGCCTACAGGTCCTAGTGGGTCTCTAACAGATCTTGGTCCCCATTCTGCACCAATGGGACTCCCTGGGTCAAATTTGAATTCTTGGGGCCCAACTCCACCTAATGCAAATGGTAGTGGCTTAACTATGCCAATGTATTGGCAGGGATTCTATGGCACACCTAATGTTCTTCCACAACTATCGCAACAGTCCTTGCTTCGGCCGCCTCTGGGCATGTCAATTACTCCATCTATGCAACAGATGCAATTTCCTGCTTTCAATTCATCTTTACCAATAGCTGCATCTAGCCTGCCCAGTTCTACTGTGCCTGATCACCATTCTTCGTTTATTCCTAACAGTACAAGTTCTTCTAGTTTTACCTCTAGCATGCCTTCATCGACTTTGTCTTTAAATCTGCCCCCTATGCAACCTGTTTCTTCAGCATCTGAAACAATGGCCAATCTGTTGCCAAACAAGGCTCCTGTTTCTGCTATCTCTACATCAATGCTGAGCTCTAGCTTGCCATCATTGGCTCCATTTTCTGTTCCTGACAATGCAGGAACAACTTCCGTTACTAGCAAGAGCGTAGTACCTGTCCCCGCAGCTGTGCCTGAGCAGACCATATCTCAGCCTGTAACATCTAATGCTGGGCCATCTGGTTTCGGTCGAAATGAGACTCCACCACCTTCTTTGATAACCCCAGGGCATCTGTTACAGTCTGGACCATCTACTGCTTCTGCACCTCAATCTTTACAAACAATACATAAGGATGTGGAAGTAGTTCCTGTAGCAGCGGAAGCTCAACCACCTATATTATCATTGCCACCAAATGCTCGTGCACACAAG CCAAATGGAGGCCCGTATTACACGCGTAACAATTACAGAGGGCGTGGCAGAAGAGGATCTGGG AACCAGCGGCCAGTTATGAAATTTACTGAAGATTTTGATTTTATGGCAATGAATGAGAAATTCAAGAAGGATGAAGTTTGGGGCCATCTGGGAAAAGGTAATAGGTCGCAATCAAAGGATAAAGAAGGAAACGGTGATGGGAGTGATGAGGAAGATCGAGACGATGAGGATGATGTTGAATTGCCTAATATTGAGGTCAAG CCTATTTACAATAAGGATGACTTCTTTGACTCCCTTTCTTCCAATGCCCTGAATAATGATCCTAATCGTGGAAGGACAAGATATTCGGAGCAAATAAAGTTAGACACAGag ACATTTGGAGAATATTCAAGGTATCGAGTTGGTAGAGGAGGCCGGGGACCATATCGTGGTGGTGGCCGTTATCGTGGGTCTTTCtatggaagaggaggaggaggaggttaTGGATATGTAAATAGGGGGCGCGGGCGCAGCATGCAGAGTCCAGCTTCCTAG